One Acutalibacter muris DNA window includes the following coding sequences:
- a CDS encoding GNAT family N-acetyltransferase produces the protein MYREMTLKDVQSVLPLYIGYYNTCEEGEWTEETAGKRIRQVLGMDGGWGLLLEDGEGPAGFVMGYFKQYDDLISFMLEEIVIEHTRQGKGLGSALLEETEKRVQKLGAAGIELSSVNDEMHAHFYEKAGYRDAKNFVQKVKWFYA, from the coding sequence ATGTATCGTGAGATGACTTTGAAGGATGTTCAGAGCGTACTGCCCCTCTATATCGGCTATTATAATACCTGCGAGGAGGGAGAATGGACGGAGGAAACCGCCGGAAAGCGCATACGCCAGGTGCTTGGTATGGACGGCGGCTGGGGGCTGCTCCTTGAGGACGGGGAAGGCCCTGCGGGCTTTGTCATGGGGTATTTCAAGCAGTATGACGATCTTATTTCCTTTATGCTGGAGGAGATCGTCATTGAGCACACGCGTCAGGGGAAGGGACTGGGCTCGGCGCTCTTGGAGGAGACCGAGAAAAGGGTCCAAAAACTGGGGGCTGCGGGTATCGAGCTAAGCTCGGTCAATGATGAGATGCACGCCCATTTCTACGAAAAGGCCGGGTATAGAGACGCGAAGAATTTTGTGCAGAAGGTAAAATGGTTTTATGCCTA
- the rimO gene encoding 30S ribosomal protein S12 methylthiotransferase RimO — translation MAVKVGMISLGCAKNQVDGELLMAKLKAAGYELVEDVAMADVAIVNTCGFIESAKKESIDEILELGLLKKEGRIKKLVATGCLSERYQGEIRGELPELDGVLGIGANEDPARYIRELLESGPVESFPEKERLPLSGDRELTTPSWTAYLKIAEGCDNRCSYCAIPYIRGGYRSRTMEDIEQEARALARNGAKELVLIAQDTTRYGIDLYGEYTLAKLLKRLCKIEGIKWLRVLYCYPDAITDGLLEVMAEEEKVLPYIDLPLQHCSGRVLRAMNRRGDRESLEGLIERIRAKVPGVILRTTLITGFPGETEEDFTELSEFVKTVKFDRLGCFTYSQEEGTPAAELPDQLDQEEKERRAGIIMEQQMDIAEEKGGALIGRTLLVLVEGYDRYAECWFGRSYMDAPDVDGRVFFTIEGKRPTLGSFVQVKVEDCMDGDLMGSLEMNV, via the coding sequence ATGGCAGTGAAAGTTGGGATGATAAGCCTGGGCTGCGCCAAGAACCAGGTGGACGGCGAGCTGCTTATGGCGAAGCTGAAAGCGGCGGGATATGAGCTGGTGGAGGACGTGGCCATGGCCGATGTGGCGATCGTCAATACCTGCGGCTTTATCGAGAGCGCCAAGAAGGAGTCCATCGACGAGATATTGGAGCTGGGACTCTTGAAGAAGGAGGGGCGCATAAAGAAGCTTGTGGCAACAGGCTGTCTCTCGGAGCGCTATCAAGGAGAGATAAGGGGGGAGCTGCCGGAGCTGGACGGTGTGCTGGGCATCGGGGCAAACGAGGACCCGGCAAGGTACATAAGGGAGCTGCTGGAATCCGGGCCGGTGGAGTCCTTCCCGGAGAAGGAGAGACTGCCTCTCAGCGGGGACAGGGAGCTGACCACCCCCAGCTGGACGGCCTACTTAAAGATAGCCGAGGGCTGCGACAACCGCTGCTCCTACTGCGCGATACCCTATATCCGGGGCGGCTACCGCAGCAGGACCATGGAGGACATAGAGCAGGAGGCCAGGGCTTTAGCCCGAAACGGCGCGAAGGAGCTGGTGCTTATCGCCCAGGACACCACGCGCTATGGCATAGACCTATATGGAGAGTATACCCTTGCGAAGCTCTTGAAACGTCTTTGCAAGATTGAGGGCATAAAGTGGCTCCGTGTGCTGTACTGCTACCCCGACGCCATAACTGACGGGCTTTTGGAGGTGATGGCGGAGGAGGAAAAGGTGCTGCCATATATCGACCTGCCGCTTCAGCACTGCTCGGGCAGGGTGCTGAGGGCCATGAACCGCCGAGGGGACAGGGAATCCCTGGAGGGGCTTATTGAGAGGATACGCGCAAAGGTCCCCGGCGTTATACTGCGCACCACCCTGATAACCGGCTTTCCCGGCGAGACCGAGGAGGATTTCACAGAGCTTTCGGAGTTTGTAAAAACCGTAAAGTTTGACCGGCTGGGCTGCTTCACCTACTCCCAGGAGGAGGGCACCCCGGCGGCGGAGCTGCCGGACCAGCTGGACCAGGAGGAGAAGGAGCGCAGGGCCGGCATCATAATGGAGCAGCAGATGGACATAGCCGAGGAGAAGGGCGGCGCCCTTATAGGCAGGACCCTTCTGGTGCTTGTAGAGGGCTATGACCGCTACGCAGAGTGCTGGTTTGGCCGCTCCTATATGGACGCGCCGGACGTGGACGGAAGGGTATTCTTCACCATTGAGGGAAAGCGCCCCACTCTCGGGAGCTTTGTGCAGGTAAAGGTAGAGGACTGCATGGACGGCGACCTTATGGGCTCTTTGGAGATGAACGTCTAA
- the mnmA gene encoding tRNA 2-thiouridine(34) synthase MnmA, with amino-acid sequence MSADNGSRVLVAMSGGVDSSVAALLLKRQGYEGMGVLLKLFPGGEDKEGLRGEKACCSLESAETARSVAMGLGMPFYVFNFSEDFRREVLERFITAYQKGETPNPCISCNRYIKLGKLFRRAAETDCSHVATGHYARVERSGRWLLKKGLDEDKDQSYFLYNLTQDQLSHLLLPLGGLTKAQVRRLAEEAGFINAHRQESQDICFVPDGDYARFIEQYTNTPAEPGDFVGTAGQVYGSHRGIIRYTVGQRKGLGLSFPQPMYVCGIDPDNNRVLLGEEAELFSDRLTARDLNLIAVDSIPSPMRVTAKIRYRHKEQPATVVQTGPEEMEVRFDKPQRAVTRGQAVVLYDCDTVIGGGTIY; translated from the coding sequence ATGAGCGCAGATAACGGTTCCCGGGTGCTTGTGGCCATGAGCGGCGGGGTGGACTCCTCTGTGGCGGCCCTGCTACTCAAGCGGCAGGGGTATGAGGGCATGGGGGTGCTTTTAAAGCTGTTCCCCGGCGGGGAGGACAAAGAGGGGCTCCGGGGGGAAAAGGCCTGCTGCTCTTTAGAGAGCGCCGAGACCGCCCGAAGCGTTGCCATGGGGCTCGGTATGCCCTTCTATGTGTTCAACTTCTCCGAGGATTTCCGGCGGGAGGTGCTGGAACGGTTCATAACGGCCTATCAGAAGGGCGAGACCCCAAACCCCTGTATCAGCTGCAACCGCTATATAAAGCTTGGCAAGCTCTTTCGCCGGGCGGCCGAGACAGACTGCTCTCATGTGGCCACAGGGCACTATGCCCGGGTGGAGCGCTCCGGGAGATGGCTTTTGAAAAAGGGTCTGGACGAAGACAAGGATCAGAGCTACTTTCTGTATAATCTTACCCAGGACCAGCTTTCACACCTTCTGCTGCCCCTTGGCGGGCTTACAAAGGCCCAGGTGCGCCGGCTTGCGGAGGAGGCCGGGTTCATAAACGCCCACCGGCAGGAGAGTCAGGACATATGCTTTGTGCCCGACGGGGATTACGCCAGGTTTATCGAGCAGTATACAAATACCCCGGCGGAGCCCGGGGACTTTGTGGGCACTGCGGGGCAGGTATACGGCAGTCACAGGGGCATAATACGGTACACCGTCGGCCAGCGCAAGGGCCTGGGCCTCTCCTTTCCCCAGCCCATGTATGTATGCGGGATAGACCCGGACAATAACCGGGTCCTTCTCGGGGAAGAAGCGGAGCTGTTTTCGGACAGGCTCACGGCCCGGGATCTGAACCTCATCGCCGTGGACAGTATACCGTCGCCTATGCGGGTCACGGCGAAGATACGCTATAGGCATAAGGAACAGCCTGCCACGGTGGTGCAGACCGGGCCGGAGGAAATGGAGGTGCGCTTTGATAAGCCCCAGCGGGCCGTGACCCGGGGCCAGGCCGTGGTGCTCTATGACTGTGATACCGTCATAGGCGGCGGGACCATTTACTAA
- a CDS encoding phosphohexomutase domain-containing protein has protein sequence MYLKSGTDVRGTALETPEDGPVQLTDDAVADIARAFLVWCERHMDIPANQLKLAVGRDSRLSGPRIAAALKEALLPCGVTCYDCGLASTPSMFMAVLDIPCDCAIQITASHHPFHRNGLKFFTKDGGLDSPDLTELLSLAEEGSCPGRSSGGSWQESDHMERYAAHLRELIEKGVNAPDYHRPLSGFHITVDAGNGAGGFYAEKVLAPLGADISGSRFLEPDGRFPNHIPNPENEEAMGFAARAVTESGADLGIIFDTDVDRAGVVDRHGREINRNRLVALAAAIALEDSPGGTVVTDSITSDGLKEYIEDALGGKHHRFRRGYKNVINEALRLNKEGVDCPLAIETSGHAALRENYFLDDGAYLVTKIIVKLVKLRREGGELEDMLSGLREPAETLEVRIPILEKDFRARGQELIQSLEACAVAKGWRIAPDNREGLRVSFPKGEGQGWFLVRLSVHDPILPVNLESDAVGGVETIRGKLREFFRENSLGLDISAL, from the coding sequence ATGTATCTTAAAAGCGGCACGGACGTGCGGGGCACGGCCCTTGAGACCCCGGAGGACGGGCCTGTGCAGCTGACCGATGATGCCGTAGCTGATATTGCCCGGGCCTTCTTAGTCTGGTGCGAAAGGCATATGGATATACCCGCAAACCAGCTGAAGCTGGCGGTGGGCAGGGATTCAAGGCTCTCTGGGCCCCGGATAGCCGCAGCCCTTAAAGAGGCGCTTCTCCCCTGCGGCGTGACCTGCTACGACTGCGGGCTGGCCTCCACGCCCTCTATGTTTATGGCGGTGCTGGACATACCCTGCGACTGCGCCATTCAGATAACCGCCAGCCACCACCCCTTCCACAGGAACGGCCTTAAATTTTTCACAAAGGACGGCGGGCTGGACAGCCCGGACCTTACAGAGCTGCTCTCCTTGGCGGAGGAGGGCAGCTGTCCCGGGCGGTCCTCCGGGGGCAGCTGGCAGGAGTCGGACCATATGGAGCGGTACGCCGCCCATCTGCGGGAGCTTATAGAGAAGGGGGTAAACGCCCCGGACTACCATAGGCCCCTTTCGGGTTTCCATATCACCGTGGACGCGGGCAACGGCGCAGGGGGCTTCTATGCCGAGAAGGTCCTGGCCCCTTTGGGCGCGGATATCAGCGGCAGCCGGTTCCTGGAGCCGGACGGCAGGTTCCCCAACCATATCCCCAACCCGGAGAACGAGGAGGCCATGGGCTTTGCCGCCCGGGCAGTCACCGAGTCCGGGGCGGACCTGGGCATAATCTTCGACACGGACGTTGACCGGGCGGGGGTGGTGGACCGCCATGGCCGGGAGATAAACCGCAACCGCCTGGTGGCACTGGCCGCGGCCATAGCGCTGGAGGACTCCCCCGGCGGCACGGTGGTCACCGACTCCATCACCTCCGACGGCCTAAAAGAGTATATAGAGGACGCCCTGGGAGGCAAGCACCATCGGTTCCGGCGGGGGTATAAAAACGTGATAAACGAGGCCCTGCGGCTGAATAAGGAGGGCGTGGACTGTCCCCTGGCCATCGAGACCAGCGGCCATGCGGCCCTTCGGGAGAACTACTTTCTGGACGACGGGGCATATCTGGTGACGAAGATAATCGTTAAGCTTGTGAAGCTGCGCCGGGAGGGCGGAGAGCTGGAGGATATGCTGAGCGGCCTGCGGGAGCCCGCCGAAACTCTCGAGGTGCGGATACCGATACTCGAAAAAGATTTCCGGGCCCGGGGGCAGGAGCTTATCCAAAGCCTTGAAGCCTGCGCCGTTGCCAAGGGATGGCGGATAGCCCCGGACAACCGCGAGGGGCTCCGGGTCTCCTTCCCTAAGGGCGAGGGCCAGGGCTGGTTTCTGGTTCGACTATCGGTCCACGACCCCATACTGCCGGTGAACCTCGAGAGCGACGCTGTGGGCGGCGTGGAGACCATCAGGGGCAAGCTCCGGGAATTCTTCCGGGAAAACAGCCTGGGCCTGGACATTTCAGCCCTATGA
- a CDS encoding YfcE family phosphodiesterase → MRILVTSDTHGDFGRLRRAILAQQGADIVIHLGDGGDDVEKVRFSFPNKTFLQVRGNCDWGSAMPESGEYMAGGKKIFYTHGHNYGVKSGDYTIISEARSRKADILLFGHTHQPREDYEDGLYIMNPGRLSGWEPTYGIIDITEQGMVLNVMKLP, encoded by the coding sequence ATGCGCATTTTAGTCACATCGGACACCCATGGGGACTTTGGACGCCTGCGCCGGGCTATTCTGGCCCAGCAGGGGGCCGATATAGTCATACATCTCGGCGACGGCGGGGACGACGTTGAAAAAGTCAGGTTCTCTTTTCCGAATAAGACCTTCCTACAGGTCAGAGGCAACTGCGACTGGGGCAGCGCCATGCCCGAGAGCGGGGAGTATATGGCCGGGGGGAAAAAGATATTTTATACCCACGGCCATAATTACGGCGTGAAGTCCGGGGACTATACCATCATCAGCGAGGCCCGCTCAAGAAAGGCCGACATCCTGCTTTTCGGTCACACACACCAGCCCCGAGAGGATTACGAGGACGGCCTGTATATCATGAACCCCGGTCGGCTCAGCGGGTGGGAGCCCACCTACGGGATAATAGACATCACGGAGCAGGGCATGGTTTTGAACGTGATGAAATTACCATGA
- a CDS encoding YihY/virulence factor BrkB family protein translates to MWAFIKKQVLWFMDRITRDRLDSSAAHSAFFLITSFLPFLAFLLTLMQRIHFSSGVTMIEAALNLLPEAFSAALGEIIPSPIEASGVLPVAVIAAVWSSSMGMVAIIKGLDHIYEVEQPRNYILLRAMAVVYVVALAVVLIVAAVLLVFGTTIYRAIQDRWPLVAALLINFKSLVSFVMLFVFFALLYSFVPRRRVKLRHNLLGAVFGAGGWVLFSYFFSLFVENFSNFSIYGSLATLVIMMFWLFFCMYILFLGGEVSMWLERSGVREDIKALLRGRPKRYKIRRPQTKATVEKEETE, encoded by the coding sequence ATGTGGGCATTTATAAAGAAGCAGGTGCTCTGGTTCATGGACCGCATAACCCGGGACCGGCTGGACTCCTCTGCGGCACACAGCGCCTTTTTCCTTATCACCTCCTTCCTGCCCTTTTTGGCGTTTCTTCTGACCCTTATGCAGAGGATACACTTCTCCTCTGGGGTCACCATGATAGAGGCGGCGCTGAACCTTCTGCCGGAGGCCTTCTCCGCAGCTTTGGGCGAGATAATCCCAAGCCCTATCGAGGCCTCCGGGGTGCTGCCGGTGGCGGTGATAGCGGCGGTCTGGTCCTCCTCTATGGGCATGGTGGCCATAATCAAGGGCCTTGACCATATCTACGAGGTGGAGCAGCCCAGGAACTATATACTGTTGCGCGCTATGGCCGTGGTATACGTGGTGGCGCTGGCGGTGGTGCTCATAGTGGCGGCGGTGCTGCTGGTGTTCGGCACCACCATCTACCGGGCCATTCAGGACCGCTGGCCCCTGGTGGCGGCCCTGTTAATAAACTTCAAGTCCCTGGTGAGCTTTGTAATGCTGTTTGTCTTCTTCGCCCTGCTGTACAGCTTTGTGCCCAGGCGGCGGGTGAAGCTCAGGCATAACCTTTTGGGGGCCGTTTTTGGCGCCGGCGGCTGGGTACTGTTCTCATACTTCTTCTCCCTGTTTGTGGAGAACTTCTCAAACTTTTCCATCTACGGCAGCCTTGCCACGCTGGTCATAATGATGTTCTGGCTGTTTTTCTGTATGTATATTCTGTTCCTTGGGGGCGAGGTCAGTATGTGGCTGGAGCGGAGCGGCGTGAGAGAGGACATAAAGGCCCTTTTGCGGGGCAGGCCCAAGCGCTATAAAATAAGGCGGCCGCAGACAAAGGCCACAGTGGAAAAGGAGGAGACAGAATGA
- a CDS encoding NUDIX hydrolase: protein MTELWDIYDGNGNLTGRTQERGDLQTPGDYHLAVTITVVNSKKEVLCTLRSMEKSVYPGVWENPGGGVLSGETSLEAAVRELLEETGISARPQEMVFLARRKAEDFFMDVYGLKRDVSADELTLQPHEVDRAEWVPIDEWEQKARSREILAGEYTDEFFAAVRGLVK from the coding sequence ATGACGGAGCTTTGGGACATATACGACGGAAACGGAAACCTTACGGGCCGCACCCAGGAGCGGGGCGACCTCCAGACCCCCGGGGACTACCACCTGGCGGTGACCATCACGGTGGTGAACAGCAAAAAAGAAGTTCTCTGTACCCTAAGGAGCATGGAGAAAAGCGTTTACCCCGGAGTATGGGAGAATCCCGGAGGCGGGGTCCTCTCGGGGGAGACGAGCCTTGAGGCCGCCGTGCGGGAGCTTCTGGAGGAGACTGGTATAAGCGCCAGGCCCCAGGAGATGGTATTTCTGGCCCGCCGTAAGGCCGAGGATTTCTTTATGGACGTATACGGCCTTAAAAGGGACGTTTCTGCGGACGAGCTGACGCTCCAGCCCCACGAGGTGGACAGGGCCGAATGGGTCCCCATAGACGAGTGGGAGCAAAAGGCAAGGTCCCGGGAGATACTTGCCGGGGAGTATACGGACGAGTTTTTTGCCGCGGTGCGCGGACTGGTAAAATAG